The genome window TGATCAGGCCAGAATGACAGGTAGGCATGGATCTGCAAAATGGGAGAAGAATGTATTGAAGGAGATACAGTGGTTTTGGAACTGAGGTGGCAAAAATGCCAGATAGAATTTTCCAGAATGCTAGACAGAATCACTGCCATATTTGTGCTAGCCCAACTGCCCAAAGCCCCCGAGCTGGAGTGCAGCCACATCATCAGCAAACTACGAAGCGACATAGCAGTTGTAGCGCACGGTTACCCTGAAATTTCTGCAGCGTGATGAAGATTTTGTTCAGGATGTACGTGAACTGCATAATTCCCTTGCTGCAAACGTGCAGCGACACAGAAGCATCGAAATCCGGTGGCCCGTGACATTCTGGATACCCGTCCGTCGTAGGGCGCAACCACCACTATCAATGAATACCGGTATCATGCACACATTCGCACCAAACCTGTACCGAAACTGCAGTGCACATCAGTCTCAATCTGCACTGCGATCCAGGGATCACACGTCCGTGGTACACCAGCAGCCTATCTCGCCTGtctcgggagtcgggacaagaGGGATTCATGACGATCTGCCAGTACCGCCGCTATGATCACAAGTACGCAGCGATCCATGCGTACATCGCATTCCGGCAATAAGGAAGATATGCATGCCATGGATCAGGAAGATTTCAGCGTTAGGTTTTTATTGTAAATCAATGGGACATCATCCCCTGCCTTGGTACCAAAATAAATTCACCATATCAGTATGCACTATTCAGACAGCAAGCGAACATTGATCCATGGGTACGGCACATTGCGGCAGTAAAAAAAAGGATGGACGTTACTAGCCATCAAACATTGCTGTACTTGAACAAACAATGAGGGATACACGTCTAGTTTATGGAAATCGCTCATACCGTATATCTGTCGTAGCAACAAGCATATATTTACCCagcatacaactcatcaccgcgATAGAGAAAAACATCTCGTATTATTGAGAACAACGAATGGAGCAGATAGGTGAAGCGAAAAGACATCACCGCCATCTCAAGCATTGGACAACTCAAACCGCGTCCATTCCAAAAGCAACTCCAAATAATTGTACAAATATGCTGACCCCAGCCACTCATCCCAGATAAACAAGAAACTTAAGTAACAGTATCAACCAAGAACTCCAAGTAGAAGACAGACACGACTCATACTTTGCCTGACTGAAGCATTCAGCCCGAACAGAACACAGTGAAAATTTGTGAAGAGAAGATGAACCTTGACAACAAAATGAATGGAATGACACTCATTTGACACTTAAAACTGTTTGAGTATACCACTAACACATAGGCAGAAAAAGCAGGAGCCTTCACTCTTTAACATCCTTATCATCTGCTGCAGGGGCATCCTTTTTCTCCACATTTTCCTCCTTGTTGGTCTCTGTCACCGTTAACTTCTCTACCAATCCAGCAGCAGAGGAGACTTCCTCGTTTTCTTTGTCCTCATTCTTTCCTTGCTGCTCAGCAATCTCTTCTACAATATCCTTGAATTTCTTGCAGTCTGAAATAGAATCACCAAAGAGTAAGCAGCAAACCTACAATAAATGAATGCCGTAAAAATAGGTTTTACTAGGCTATTACTAAAAGTAGCATCATAACACAGAAATTGATATCTCAGATGGAAGTAGCTGTAAACCCAACAAATGCAGAACTAGGCTATTATTAAAAGTAGCATCATACCACAGAAATTGATATCTCAGATACAAGCAGTCATAGACCCAACAAACACAGAATTCAATTCACAAATCATTCTAGCCTCACTTAAGTTTATTGTCATGACATGGCACAGAGTGCAGGTGCAAAATTAATCAAGGTTTTAAAGATCGGTAACCGGTACTCGACCGGTCACCCACCAAGTAGCAATTATACAGTATAATCAGACCGATTATGCAGCCTAACCGTCCTAACAGGTCGGGGCACCCGTTCCTTGTACATGGCTTAGTAAACGGCCTAGTAGACCCGTTTTCAAAACACTTATTAATGTCAATAAATCATGATGCACGCGGCAATATGCGGGTCAGATAACAGGAAATCAGTCTGTATCTTTAATCCGCTATCAAATATTCCACATGCTGATGTTGCAATGGGCTGGAATTGCAAAAGGCTATCCATGCAGCAAAATGGGCACATGTCTCTGATTAATTAGCTAAAAAGTAATGACAAGCGGAATCCCAAAATTTATGTCAGTATTCGTGATGCATGGCAATATAACGGTCAGACAATGATCGACATGCTGTTTCAAAAATCAACTGCCTATCCCACCTAGGCGCCACCCTCCCACTTAGCAACTTATTACCGCCCAGCCCGTCACCCCTAGGCTCTAGGTGTCACCCCACCACCCAACTAGTGCCTAGAAAAACAATGGACTAAAATCAGTTTATATCTTCAGAGTTTAGACCGCTGCCAACTCGGTAATTTTGCTATTTGAAAAGCCGGAATGACCTAAGTCACAACTTAAAAGTCTTAAGGAAGCTGAAGCTTTGTTTACAAGTTTAGGGATGTTTGAGTCATCTAAATCGAGAAATGGGTTCCCACTATTACAATCAACAATAACATATAGTGTGGAAACAGAACATCATTTGCTTAGAGCACAAGTATTTGTCCTACCGTAATGAAAAACACTTGCAATGCAGTAGACGGCCTGTGATTGTCCCAAAAGTAGTTAGCTAGAATAACCGGAAAATGCTAAGGAAATGCAAACATTAGGAAGCAAGAGTGTGTGCAACATAAGATTTAGTAGATGCAAATGCAATAGAACGCCATGTCATGGAAACTATGTCGATGATTGATACGAGACAGTTCTATGCCAATGAATGTTCATGAAAGAAGAGCCTAGTAGACCTAATCATAGCTAGGGTTTTTAAGATCAAAAGGAGGGCAGCAGTACAGTGGATCAAACTATGATACAACATACCGAATCAAATCCAGGCCGTAAGTCGATCAACTCTTttataaaactaaaacaaacaaaccaaccaaacaacaatCACACCTTCAATTCACAGACGTCCCAACATCACGAGGAATTTCTCAACGCGCAAGCTTACACTAATAGTACTGTAAAATGCTACTACTTGCAAACAAAAGCGGCGATAAGCGCAAGATGCAAGGAGGGGAAGGAGGTAATATATGGTTCTCAGTGCTCACTCTCGACAGATCCAAAGCGGATGGCGAACATCTCCTCCTTGAGCTCGCCGTCGGCGAAGTCCAGCGCGTGCCACACGCACGACTTGTCGCTCCCCGCGTGCTCCTGCATCTTCGTCGTCGCCACCACTGCATACACACAAACACAAAAGCAAAACTCTAGAGAGTCAAAaacccatccatccatccagatCGAAATCGGCACcaaaaaatccaacaaaaacTGAGTACCGAGGTGATTGGCGCAGATCTTGAGCGTCTTCGCCTGGCGCATGACGAGGCGGACCTTGCGGGTCTCCTTGTGCTTGAGCAGCTTCACGGTGCCCGTGCCCCGCTCCTTCCACTGGTTCCCCTCCTTGTCGAAGCGATACAGCTTCGCCTTCCTGCGCAACCCCCATGCGTCAGATCAAAACCTAGCCAAATCTGATCGCGGCGGATCGGGAGAAACCAAAGCGGGGCTTACATGTCGAGGAGCacatcctcgtcctcctcgccgGTGGTGACGGCGACCTCCTCCAGCTTGACGATGGGCGCGACCTGGGCGCCGGTGTCCTCGTCCtcgcccgccgccgcggcctcctcctcctccgccggaCGGTGCTCAGCCGGGTCCGCCATGGCGTAGGTCGCGGGAGGTAGCGACAACAGAAGGCGCTTCGGTTGCGCTTCCTTGCTGCGTTTGTGCTACCGGTTGCTGCGCGTTGCGGCCGCCGCGGTGGAGTGGGGAGAGGGGagaagcgagagagagagagggctgaACCGGTGGGGACGTGCGCTGCCGAAAGGGCTCGGCTTTGGGAGAGCTAGTAGGGTTATGCTACGAGGCGAGATTTCTGCGCGGCCTGGGATTACAAGGGATTCGATTCCAGCGCACGAGAACTGTAGCGCACTGCAGACCCAGTGCAGAATCTGTTACCGCACAGCGATTGTAGCGATGAATCGAGCTGTTCATCTGGGAAATGGACGGATGGGAACGCGTGCCGTCGCTTAACGTGCAGTGGCAGTAGCGTGTGCAGCGGATCCTGATGCGATTACGAGAGTGATGGATTTGAACTCTGATGATGACGTGGGTTTGCTGTATCGTCTAGGGTTCACGGTCGAGGTATGGTTACAGCCTTGTTTGGTTAAGCACCCACCAAGTTCTAAGACgccgcgtgtacttctcctcATTGAAGGAGGAGAGATAGCTGGAGCCGTCACCGTTAGGTCCCCCGAAGTAGAGGCCCATGGGCCACCCGAAGACCATgagctcggggggggggggggcatggcCGTCGGAGACATGAGCCCGCCCCGTCCGCGGGGAGGCCGAATCATCCCGGAGTGGTCGGTGGATGAAGTTGTATCTAATCTTTAAGTGTGGTTTATaagataattaatgataatatttataaattaataattACATTGACACTggttagtatattattttcatatatgatatatgtaaGATTGAGCAGGGATTTATTAAGTAATGTCATTTGATCAAGAGAAAtatatcaagatgaatgagctctagataATACTCGGATCAGTgatgataatatatatagactaacaattatgttaagaactattagtaggttatttcatagaAGATGCCTAAGTGATAAAGTATAGATTTTTTGAGAAATGTtatgagatcaaaagatataCATAAATA of Phragmites australis chromosome 3, lpPhrAust1.1, whole genome shotgun sequence contains these proteins:
- the LOC133912270 gene encoding ran-binding protein 1 homolog a-like — encoded protein: MADPAEHRPAEEEEAAAAGEDEDTGAQVAPIVKLEEVAVTTGEEDEDVLLDMKAKLYRFDKEGNQWKERGTGTVKLLKHKETRKVRLVMRQAKTLKICANHLVVATTKMQEHAGSDKSCVWHALDFADGELKEEMFAIRFGSVENCKKFKDIVEEIAEQQGKNEDKENEEVSSAAGLVEKLTVTETNKEENVEKKDAPAADDKDVKE